Genomic window (Mustelus asterias unplaced genomic scaffold, sMusAst1.hap1.1 HAP1_SCAFFOLD_1043, whole genome shotgun sequence):
gattcattcagtcatcgggcctttggtctcaccagagaattcacactgaggaaaagccattcacctgcacctcctgtgggaagaggttcaggcattcttcagcactcactgtgcaccaacacactcacaccggggagagaccattcacctgctccgtgtgtgggaagggattcactcagtcattccacctgctgtcacaccagtgagttcatactggggagaggccgttcacctgctccgactgggaagggattcactgggtcatcccacttactgtcacaccagcgagttcacattgaggACAAACCATTCAGCTGCCCTGACTGTGGACAGAGTTTCAGACAAGCATCCTCCCTCattgcacaccagcgaattcacactggggagagaccgtttacttgctttgtgtgtggcaagggattcacagttttacccagtctgctgagacaccagaaaattcacactgaagagaagccattcagctgcactgactgtggaaagaatttcaggcagtcatccaacctcactgctcaccgacgcactcacactgcagaaagaccattcacatgctccgtgtgcgggaagggattcaatcggccatccaacctctctgctcaccagcgagttcacacaggggagaggccattcacttgctccgtgtgtgggaagggattcgcaaagtctttcaacctgctggctcaccaacgcactcacactaaga
Coding sequences:
- the LOC144487792 gene encoding uncharacterized protein LOC144487792, with the translated sequence MDSVTLLCWKTIGAVTLVRDRSPALSVGRDSFSHRAFGLTREFTLRKSHSPAPPVGRGSGILQHSLCTNTLTPGRDHSPAPCVGRDSLSHSTCCHTSEFILGRGRSPAPTGKGFTGSSHLLSHQRVHIEDKPFSCPDCGQSFRQASSLIAHQRIHTGERPFTCFVCGKGFTVLPSLLRHQKIHTEEKPFSCTDCGKNFRQSSNLTAHRRTHTAERPFTCSVCGKGFNRPSNLSAHQRVHTGERPFTCSVCGKGFAKSFNLLAHQRTHTKRPFNCSVCGKGFTQSQWLLRHQQVHK